From one Catenuloplanes nepalensis genomic stretch:
- a CDS encoding glycoside hydrolase family 53 protein yields the protein MSLRSVLAAAVLGAAVIVGVASPAQASTLSMRGADVSTLQRATDLGARYYTAAGAQADPLDILAGAGVNYIRLRVWVNPVSGYNNAAKVLAYARTVKAKGFKLLIDFHYSDTWADPGVQTKPAAWASHGVSQLATDVYNHTYGLCSSLKAQGTTPDTIQIGNEINVGMLWNDGKIVNNDFGPLATLLKSGYNAVKACNGGTQVLIHTANSDSLANARWFYDGIRAAGVTWDVTALSYYCNWHGTMTNLTNVIKDMISRYGKPVVLAETATPFTLGNADGTGNSITTACPGYPATWAGQGAAFTAVQNAAKAGGAIGVFYWEPTWYAVPGNGWDPRDIQNSGDGWDNMAVFDWTGVFNSQVRWIS from the coding sequence ATGTCGTTGCGATCCGTCCTCGCCGCCGCCGTGCTCGGTGCCGCCGTGATCGTCGGCGTGGCGTCGCCGGCCCAGGCCAGCACGCTGTCGATGCGCGGCGCCGACGTCTCCACGCTCCAGCGCGCCACCGACCTCGGCGCGCGCTACTACACGGCCGCGGGTGCGCAGGCCGACCCGCTCGACATCCTGGCCGGCGCGGGCGTCAATTACATCCGGCTGCGGGTGTGGGTCAACCCGGTCAGCGGCTACAACAACGCGGCGAAGGTGCTGGCCTACGCGCGCACGGTCAAGGCCAAGGGCTTCAAGCTGCTGATCGACTTCCACTACTCGGACACCTGGGCCGACCCGGGCGTGCAGACGAAGCCGGCGGCGTGGGCGAGCCACGGGGTGAGTCAGCTGGCAACGGACGTCTACAACCACACCTACGGGCTGTGCAGCAGCCTCAAGGCGCAGGGCACCACGCCGGACACGATCCAGATCGGCAACGAGATCAACGTCGGCATGCTGTGGAACGACGGCAAGATCGTGAACAATGACTTCGGTCCGCTGGCCACGCTGCTGAAGAGCGGCTACAACGCGGTCAAGGCCTGCAACGGCGGCACCCAGGTGCTGATCCACACCGCGAACTCGGACAGTCTGGCGAACGCGCGCTGGTTCTACGACGGCATCCGCGCGGCCGGCGTGACCTGGGACGTCACCGCGCTGTCGTACTACTGCAACTGGCACGGCACCATGACCAACCTGACCAACGTCATCAAGGACATGATCTCGCGGTACGGCAAGCCGGTGGTCCTCGCGGAGACGGCCACGCCGTTCACGCTCGGCAACGCGGACGGCACCGGCAACAGCATCACCACGGCCTGCCCCGGCTACCCGGCGACCTGGGCCGGGCAGGGCGCCGCCTTCACCGCGGTGCAGAACGCGGCGAAGGCGGGCGGTGCTATCGGCGTCTTCTACTGGGAGCCCACGTGGTACGCGGTCCCCGGCAACGGCTGGGACCCGCGCGACATCCAGAACTCCGGCGACGGCTGGGACAACATGGCCGTCTTCGACTGGACCGGCGTGTTCAACTCGCAGGTGCGCTGGATCAGCTGA
- the argG gene encoding argininosuccinate synthase — MSKVLTSLPAGERVGIAFSGGLDTSVAVAWMREKGAVPCTYTADIGQYDEPDIASVPGRAGQYGAEIARLVDCRAALVEEGLAALACGAFHIRSGGRAYFNTTPLGRAVTGTMLVRAMLDDGVQIWGDGSTFKGNDIERFYRYGLLANPSLRIYKPWLDAAFVDELGGRHEMSEWLQARDLPYRHSTEKAYSTDANIWGATHEAKSLEHLDVGLELVEPIMGVKFWDPSVEILPEDVTIRFEQGRPVAINGKTFGSDVDLVLEANAVGGRHGLGMSDQIENRIIEAKSRGIYEAPGMALLHIAYERLVNAIHNEDTLATYHSEGRKLGRLLYEGRWLDPQALMSRESIQRWVGAAVTGEVTLRLRRGEDYSIIDTTGPEFSYHPDKLSMERTENAAFGPIDRIGQLTMRNLDIADSRARLEQYARIGIVGGAQVIAAQPSTTTLIGAMPAGGAEAIAAGPSEPAEDQLLDAAAMESGTD; from the coding sequence GTGTCCAAGGTGCTTACGTCATTGCCCGCCGGCGAACGTGTCGGCATCGCCTTCTCCGGTGGTCTCGACACCTCCGTAGCGGTCGCGTGGATGCGCGAGAAGGGCGCGGTGCCCTGCACGTACACCGCTGACATCGGTCAGTACGACGAGCCCGACATCGCGTCCGTCCCGGGCCGCGCCGGTCAGTACGGTGCGGAGATCGCCCGCCTGGTCGACTGCCGCGCCGCGCTGGTCGAGGAGGGCCTGGCCGCGCTCGCCTGCGGCGCCTTCCACATCCGCAGCGGCGGCCGGGCCTACTTCAACACCACGCCGCTGGGCCGTGCCGTGACCGGCACCATGCTGGTCCGCGCGATGCTCGACGACGGCGTCCAGATCTGGGGCGACGGCTCGACGTTCAAGGGCAACGACATCGAGCGCTTCTACCGGTACGGCCTGCTCGCCAACCCGTCGCTGCGCATCTACAAGCCGTGGCTGGACGCCGCGTTCGTCGACGAGCTCGGCGGCCGGCACGAGATGTCCGAGTGGCTGCAGGCCCGTGACCTGCCGTACCGGCACAGCACCGAGAAGGCGTACTCCACCGACGCGAACATCTGGGGCGCGACCCACGAGGCCAAGTCGCTGGAGCACCTGGACGTCGGCCTGGAGCTGGTCGAGCCGATCATGGGCGTCAAGTTCTGGGACCCGTCCGTGGAGATCCTGCCCGAGGACGTGACGATCCGCTTCGAGCAGGGCCGTCCGGTCGCGATCAACGGCAAGACGTTCGGCTCCGACGTCGACCTGGTGCTGGAGGCGAACGCGGTCGGCGGCCGGCACGGCCTCGGCATGAGCGACCAGATCGAGAACCGGATCATCGAGGCGAAGTCGCGCGGCATCTACGAGGCGCCCGGCATGGCGCTGCTGCACATCGCGTACGAGCGGCTGGTCAACGCGATCCACAACGAGGACACGCTGGCGACGTACCACTCCGAGGGCCGCAAGCTGGGCCGGCTGCTCTACGAGGGCCGCTGGCTGGACCCGCAGGCGCTGATGAGCCGCGAGTCGATCCAGCGCTGGGTCGGCGCCGCGGTCACCGGCGAGGTCACGCTCCGGCTTCGCCGCGGCGAGGACTACTCGATCATCGACACGACCGGCCCGGAGTTCAGCTACCACCCGGACAAGCTGTCCATGGAGCGCACGGAGAACGCCGCGTTCGGCCCGATCGACCGGATCGGCCAGCTCACCATGCGCAACCTCGACATCGCCGACTCGCGCGCCCGCCTCGAGCAGTACGCGCGGATCGGCATCGTCGGCGGCGCCCAGGTGATCGCGGCCCAGCCGTCCACCACCACGCTGATCGGCGCCATGCCGGCCGGCGGCGCCGAGGCGATCGCGGCCGGCCCGTCCGAGCCCGCCGAGGACCAGCTGCTCGACGCGGCCGCCATGGAGTCGGGCACGGACTGA
- a CDS encoding DUF3817 domain-containing protein, protein MTVLRLLRVAAAVEALSLLVLLTNLATVHIGAVASLMGPVHGCAYLFVIIAAFRLPGLGRAGRLSALVPGIGGLLVLRVFPHP, encoded by the coding sequence GTGACCGTGCTCCGCCTGCTGCGCGTCGCCGCGGCCGTCGAGGCGCTGTCGCTGCTGGTGCTGCTCACCAACCTGGCCACCGTGCACATCGGCGCGGTCGCGTCCCTGATGGGCCCGGTCCACGGCTGCGCCTACCTCTTCGTGATCATCGCCGCGTTCCGGCTGCCCGGCCTCGGTCGTGCCGGACGGCTCTCCGCACTCGTACCCGGGATCGGTGGTCTTCTGGTCCTAAGGGTTTTCCCGCACCCGTAA
- a CDS encoding metallophosphoesterase produces the protein MSTVVIVGDVGGCADQLAAALPALVADPEITVVQAGDLVDRGPDSAGVLKLVAERLREVPQRWIQLIGNHEAPYAGIGDPFWPEPLDDADARQIADWWRRDRMRVAAAVRTAQGEELLVTHAGLTVESWRALGEPVTASTAAELLNTRPDELLVSLRGPLWAETGPDLYHGWLTGTEFPPFGQVHGHDTIVDFDTRGWRCSERLRQRTTVDWDARHTTTVIKRMPFIGVDPRHGTRGAPEWSPLYLRNATVLV, from the coding sequence ATGTCGACCGTGGTGATCGTCGGGGATGTGGGTGGCTGCGCGGATCAACTCGCCGCGGCACTCCCCGCACTGGTGGCGGATCCGGAGATCACCGTGGTCCAGGCCGGTGACCTGGTGGATCGCGGGCCGGACAGCGCGGGCGTGCTCAAGCTGGTCGCCGAGCGCCTGCGTGAGGTCCCGCAACGGTGGATCCAGCTGATCGGCAACCACGAGGCGCCCTACGCCGGGATCGGCGACCCGTTCTGGCCGGAGCCGCTCGACGACGCGGACGCGCGGCAGATCGCGGACTGGTGGCGCCGTGACCGCATGCGGGTCGCGGCCGCGGTGCGCACCGCGCAGGGCGAGGAGCTGCTGGTCACGCACGCGGGACTGACCGTGGAGTCGTGGCGGGCGCTGGGGGAGCCGGTGACCGCGAGCACGGCCGCGGAGCTGCTGAACACGCGGCCGGACGAGTTGCTGGTAAGCCTGCGCGGGCCGCTGTGGGCGGAGACCGGGCCGGACCTCTACCACGGCTGGCTGACCGGGACGGAGTTCCCGCCGTTCGGGCAGGTGCACGGGCACGACACGATCGTCGACTTCGACACCAGGGGTTGGCGCTGCTCGGAGCGGCTGCGGCAGCGGACCACGGTGGACTGGGACGCCCGGCACACCACCACGGTGATCAAGCGGATGCCGTTCATCGGCGTGGATCCGCGGCACGGCACCCGGGGCGCGCCGGAGTGGTCACCGCTCTATCTGCGCAACGCGACGGTCCTCGTTTAG
- a CDS encoding DHA2 family efflux MFS transporter permease subunit, which produces MPPPDGRVPWAVWRAALVVSGGAFLSTLDAAVVGVGLEPLTRELDAGLDRVQWVATGYLLAFAAVLPACGWLMRRLGTERLWLGGMVAFLVASGGCALAGSVEWLIALRVAQGLAGGLILPAGQAIIGRMVGPLRLGRVLGTTGIAVTLGPALGPVAGGLLIDAAGWRWMFLINLPVGLPLLWAAWRMLPRVPGGRAAAGALDLPGLLLLGAGLPLLVLGGTGVPVLLGAGLAALAVFVRLALRGRRRPILDLTIFANRRYAAATVTVAFSGAALFGGQIVLPLYLQLGRGVSAAEAGLLLVPAGLGTAAGLPIAGRLADRYGAGPVAAAGAVLTAVPTAALALDLTWPLVQALLVVRGTALALVMMPGTTGAFTAVTAAQLPDATAQVSIVSRVAGAAATAGLVIAFGHGVPVAFVLLAAASLGCVPAALLLAIEERRR; this is translated from the coding sequence ATGCCACCACCGGACGGGCGCGTGCCGTGGGCGGTGTGGCGGGCCGCGCTGGTGGTGTCCGGTGGGGCGTTTCTGAGCACGCTGGACGCGGCCGTGGTCGGGGTGGGACTGGAGCCGCTGACACGGGAGCTGGATGCCGGGCTGGACCGGGTGCAGTGGGTCGCGACCGGATATCTGCTCGCGTTCGCGGCCGTGCTGCCGGCCTGCGGGTGGCTGATGCGGCGGCTCGGCACCGAGCGGCTCTGGCTCGGCGGGATGGTCGCTTTCCTGGTGGCGTCGGGTGGGTGTGCGCTGGCAGGGAGCGTGGAGTGGCTGATCGCGCTGCGGGTGGCGCAAGGGCTGGCCGGTGGGCTGATCCTGCCGGCCGGGCAGGCGATCATCGGGCGGATGGTGGGGCCGCTGCGGCTCGGGCGGGTGCTGGGGACGACCGGGATCGCGGTCACGCTCGGTCCGGCGCTCGGTCCGGTCGCGGGCGGGCTGTTGATCGACGCGGCCGGGTGGCGCTGGATGTTCCTGATCAACCTGCCGGTCGGGCTGCCGCTGCTCTGGGCGGCGTGGCGGATGCTGCCCCGCGTGCCGGGCGGGCGGGCGGCGGCCGGGGCGCTGGATCTGCCCGGACTGCTGCTGCTCGGGGCCGGGTTGCCGCTGCTCGTGCTCGGCGGCACGGGCGTGCCGGTGCTGCTGGGGGCGGGGCTGGCCGCGCTGGCGGTCTTCGTCCGGCTGGCGTTGCGCGGCCGGCGGCGGCCGATCCTCGACCTGACGATCTTCGCCAACCGGCGGTACGCGGCCGCGACCGTCACCGTGGCGTTCTCCGGCGCGGCGCTGTTCGGCGGTCAGATCGTGCTACCGCTCTACCTACAGCTCGGGCGCGGTGTGTCGGCGGCCGAGGCCGGGCTGCTGCTGGTTCCGGCCGGGCTCGGGACCGCGGCCGGACTGCCGATCGCGGGCCGGCTGGCCGACCGCTACGGCGCCGGGCCGGTGGCCGCAGCCGGCGCGGTGCTCACGGCCGTACCCACGGCTGCTCTCGCTCTTGATCTGACCTGGCCGCTGGTGCAGGCGCTGCTGGTGGTGCGCGGCACGGCGCTGGCCCTGGTCATGATGCCCGGTACGACCGGCGCGTTCACCGCGGTCACGGCCGCGCAGCTGCCGGACGCGACCGCACAGGTCAGCATCGTGTCCCGGGTCGCGGGTGCGGCCGCCACGGCCGGGCTCGTGATCGCGTTCGGGCACGGCGTTCCGGTCGCGTTCGTGCTGCTCGCGGCCGCCTCGCTGGGCTGCGTGCCGGCCGCGCTCCTGCTCGCGATCGAGGAGCGCCGCCGTTGA
- a CDS encoding GlxA family transcriptional regulator: protein MHTVAVLALDGVIPFDLSTPLEVFGRTRLPDGRTPYRVLVCGLKEEIEAGAFTLRAPHGLDALAEADTIIVPGLADMDAQVPEAALTALREAAARGTRIASICSGALVLARTGLLDGRRATTHWLAAAVLAERHPEITVDPDVLYVDEGGLLTSAGAAAGLDLCLHLVRRDHGSAVAADAARLSVMPLEREGGQAQFIVGPLPATPRGSELEPLLRWLEEHAHRELTLDDMARRAGMSTRSLNRHFREQLGSTPLQWLLRARVRRAQHLLETTGHPVDRIAGQVGFGSPTAFRERFRRTVGTSPAAYRSAFRDHTR from the coding sequence ATGCATACGGTTGCCGTGCTGGCGCTCGACGGCGTCATCCCGTTCGATCTCTCGACGCCGCTGGAGGTGTTCGGCCGCACCCGCCTGCCGGACGGCCGCACGCCGTACCGTGTGCTGGTCTGTGGTCTGAAAGAGGAGATCGAGGCGGGCGCGTTCACGCTGCGGGCGCCGCACGGGCTGGACGCGCTCGCGGAGGCGGACACGATCATCGTGCCGGGCCTGGCCGACATGGACGCGCAGGTGCCGGAGGCGGCGCTCACGGCGCTGCGCGAGGCGGCGGCGCGCGGCACTCGAATCGCGTCGATCTGCTCGGGCGCGCTGGTGCTGGCGCGGACCGGCCTGCTCGACGGCCGGCGCGCCACCACGCACTGGCTGGCCGCGGCCGTGCTCGCCGAGCGGCACCCGGAGATCACCGTGGATCCGGACGTGCTCTACGTGGACGAGGGCGGGCTGCTGACGTCCGCGGGCGCGGCCGCGGGGCTGGACCTGTGCCTGCACCTGGTCCGCCGCGATCACGGCTCGGCGGTGGCGGCGGATGCGGCCCGGCTCTCCGTGATGCCGCTGGAGCGCGAGGGCGGGCAGGCGCAGTTCATCGTGGGGCCGCTGCCGGCGACGCCGCGCGGGTCGGAGCTGGAGCCGTTGCTGCGCTGGCTGGAGGAGCACGCGCACCGGGAGCTGACGCTCGACGACATGGCGCGCCGGGCCGGGATGAGCACGCGCTCACTGAATCGGCACTTCCGCGAGCAGCTGGGCAGCACGCCGCTGCAATGGCTGCTGCGGGCGCGGGTCCGGCGCGCGCAGCACCTGCTGGAGACGACCGGGCACCCGGTGGACCGGATCGCGGGTCAGGTCGGGTTCGGCTCGCCGACCGCGTTCCGGGAGCGGTTCCGGCGGACCGTGGGGACCAGCCCGGCCGCGTACCGGTCGGCGTTCCGGGACCATACCCGCTAG
- a CDS encoding RNA polymerase sigma factor, which translates to MVDHPPEEFAELYRGHFHRLAVQLYAYLGDHAEAQDVTQEAFCRALERWHTVQGYDDPAAWVRRVAWNLATSRLRRVQTALRHLAGQREQLVAGPEPDHVDLVRALAALPARQRRAVVLHYLGGLSTAEVAVQEGVAEGTVRSWLTRGRTALAARLDDPILMLPEVRHG; encoded by the coding sequence ATGGTCGACCACCCGCCCGAGGAGTTCGCGGAGCTGTACCGCGGGCACTTCCATCGGCTGGCCGTGCAGCTCTACGCCTACCTCGGCGATCACGCGGAGGCCCAGGACGTCACGCAGGAGGCGTTCTGCCGCGCGCTGGAGCGCTGGCACACCGTCCAGGGCTACGACGATCCGGCCGCCTGGGTGCGCCGGGTCGCCTGGAACCTCGCCACCAGCCGGCTGCGCCGCGTCCAGACCGCGCTGCGCCACCTCGCCGGCCAGCGTGAACAGCTCGTCGCCGGCCCGGAGCCGGACCACGTCGACCTGGTCCGCGCGCTCGCCGCGCTGCCCGCCCGGCAGCGCCGCGCCGTGGTCCTGCACTACCTCGGCGGGCTGAGCACCGCCGAGGTCGCCGTCCAGGAGGGCGTGGCCGAGGGCACGGTCCGCTCCTGGCTGACCCGCGGCCGGACCGCGCTGGCCGCCCGGCTCGACGACCCGATCCTGATGCTGCCGGAGGTGCGCCATGGCTGA
- a CDS encoding NAD(P)-dependent oxidoreductase, whose product MDVGFIGLGGMGRPMVANLIRAGHTVRVWNRSPEPVKASIADGAVDAGSLAGVWQADVVISMLADDASVRAVLLDDALLAGARSSVHVNMATISVALAREAAELHATHGIGYVSAPVLGRIEVATAGKLNILASGPASLLERVEPLFAAMGQRTWPLGDGPEQAVITKISANFMIASAIEAMGEAAALTEAHGVDPGALVDLLTNSIFPGVVYTVYGNMIKDRRYEPANFRVPLGLKDVTLGLTAGFDARVPMPFAGILRDHFLDAIAHGDADRDWGAVAEVSRRRANLPRES is encoded by the coding sequence ATGGACGTCGGTTTCATCGGGCTCGGCGGGATGGGCCGGCCGATGGTCGCCAACCTGATCCGGGCCGGTCACACGGTCCGGGTGTGGAACCGGTCGCCGGAGCCGGTCAAGGCCTCGATCGCGGACGGCGCCGTCGACGCCGGCTCGCTCGCCGGGGTCTGGCAGGCCGACGTGGTGATCTCCATGCTGGCCGACGACGCGTCCGTGCGCGCGGTGCTGCTGGACGACGCGCTGCTGGCCGGCGCTCGTTCCTCGGTCCACGTCAACATGGCCACGATCTCGGTCGCGCTGGCCCGGGAGGCCGCGGAGCTGCACGCCACGCACGGCATCGGGTACGTCTCCGCGCCGGTGCTCGGCCGCATCGAGGTCGCCACGGCCGGCAAGCTCAACATCCTCGCCTCCGGCCCGGCCTCGCTGCTGGAGAGGGTGGAGCCGCTGTTCGCCGCGATGGGGCAGCGCACCTGGCCGCTCGGCGACGGCCCGGAGCAGGCGGTGATCACGAAGATCTCGGCGAACTTCATGATCGCGTCGGCGATCGAGGCGATGGGCGAGGCGGCCGCGCTCACCGAGGCGCACGGCGTGGACCCGGGCGCGCTGGTCGACCTGCTGACGAACAGCATCTTCCCCGGCGTGGTCTACACCGTCTACGGCAACATGATCAAGGACCGGCGGTACGAGCCGGCCAACTTCCGGGTGCCGCTCGGCCTCAAGGACGTCACGCTCGGCCTGACCGCCGGCTTCGACGCCCGGGTGCCGATGCCGTTCGCCGGCATCCTCCGCGACCACTTCCTGGACGCGATCGCGCACGGCGACGCCGACAGGGACTGGGGCGCGGTCGCCGAGGTCTCCCGCCGCCGCGCCAACCTCCCCCGCGAGTCCTGA
- a CDS encoding SAM-dependent methyltransferase, whose translation MDLPKHFVIRESSHRVLNPIESAQLATLGAALRLPAGGTLLDLACGKGELLCTWAREHGITGTGVDISTAFLADARARAADLGVADRVTFLHGDAGAYVAAEPADVVACIGATWIGGDTPGTVRLMESSLKLGGMLLVGDVYWRADPPPEAVEALFGADCLSLPGQVERFHELGYDVVELVAADERGWDRYAAASWLSMRRWLDANPDDELAPEIRSELTRSQLQHVRWQRPYLGWGVFALLRR comes from the coding sequence GTGGATCTGCCGAAGCACTTCGTCATCCGAGAGAGTAGTCATCGGGTCCTGAACCCGATCGAGTCGGCGCAGCTGGCGACGCTGGGGGCCGCGCTGCGGCTGCCGGCCGGCGGCACGCTGCTGGATCTGGCCTGCGGCAAGGGCGAGCTGCTCTGCACCTGGGCCCGGGAGCACGGCATCACCGGCACCGGCGTGGACATCAGCACCGCGTTCCTGGCCGACGCCCGCGCGCGGGCCGCCGATCTGGGGGTCGCGGACCGCGTCACGTTCCTGCACGGCGACGCCGGCGCGTACGTCGCGGCGGAACCGGCCGACGTGGTCGCGTGCATCGGCGCGACCTGGATCGGCGGGGACACGCCGGGCACGGTCCGGCTGATGGAGTCGAGCCTGAAGCTGGGCGGGATGCTGCTGGTCGGCGACGTGTACTGGCGGGCCGACCCGCCACCGGAAGCGGTCGAGGCGCTCTTCGGCGCGGACTGCCTGTCCCTGCCGGGCCAGGTCGAGCGGTTCCACGAGCTGGGTTACGACGTGGTCGAGCTGGTCGCGGCGGACGAGCGCGGCTGGGACCGCTACGCGGCGGCGAGCTGGCTGAGCATGCGGCGCTGGCTGGACGCGAACCCGGACGACGAGCTGGCGCCGGAGATCCGGTCCGAGCTGACCCGGTCGCAACTGCAGCATGTGCGGTGGCAGCGTCCGTACCTCGGCTGGGGTGTCTTCGCCCTTCTGCGGCGATAG
- a CDS encoding sulfotransferase family protein, protein MRVIGVGFGRTGTASLRIALERLGYGPCYHMLSVMEKPSRARGWLAAAKAADAADGAIDPPWEEIFDGFDSTLDWPGVAFWRELVEAYPDARVVLTVRDPYRWHRSMDATILRALRQAEHPVIGPLMRFGGRLRPDMGAFFAMTERVVLHRSFRGDLGGGAERFARLFEEHTAEVIAAVPADRLLVLEVADGWKPLCDFLGTTPPDEPFPHVNDQEEFARISGAQRRKVMTPVLATAAVGAAALTAAALLRRHLRP, encoded by the coding sequence ATGCGGGTCATCGGGGTGGGATTCGGACGAACCGGTACGGCGTCGCTGAGGATCGCGCTGGAGCGGCTCGGCTACGGACCGTGCTACCACATGCTCTCCGTGATGGAGAAGCCGTCGCGCGCCCGGGGCTGGCTGGCCGCGGCGAAGGCGGCGGACGCGGCGGACGGCGCGATCGACCCGCCGTGGGAGGAGATCTTCGACGGGTTCGACAGCACGCTGGACTGGCCCGGCGTGGCGTTCTGGCGGGAGCTGGTCGAGGCCTACCCGGACGCGCGCGTGGTGCTCACCGTGCGCGATCCGTATCGCTGGCATCGGAGCATGGACGCCACGATCCTGCGCGCCCTGCGTCAGGCCGAACACCCGGTGATCGGCCCGCTGATGCGGTTCGGCGGGCGACTCCGGCCGGACATGGGCGCGTTCTTCGCGATGACCGAGCGGGTGGTGCTGCACCGGTCGTTCCGCGGTGACCTGGGCGGCGGCGCGGAGCGGTTCGCGCGGCTGTTCGAGGAGCACACCGCGGAGGTGATCGCGGCGGTCCCGGCGGACCGGCTGCTGGTCCTCGAGGTGGCGGACGGGTGGAAGCCGCTCTGCGACTTCCTCGGCACCACGCCGCCGGACGAGCCGTTCCCGCACGTCAACGACCAGGAGGAGTTCGCCCGGATCAGCGGCGCCCAGCGGCGGAAGGTGATGACGCCGGTGCTCGCGACCGCCGCGGTCGGCGCCGCCGCGCTCACCGCCGCCGCCCTGCTCCGCCGCCACCTCCGCCCCTGA
- a CDS encoding TNT domain-containing protein, whose amino-acid sequence METFRLGVTVKFRSLATAVVTAVLVAVAAPPPAAAAVSGPCRAGTPPAAEPTGEFYSDRGELGPEQLPGDEPAGSLMTGYRRFGGMSRDAFTGRYRTARGWVYPPEDGFLILRGVAVRYEQTMIAGTRIDRFGYDGGRYLAPVDTLYLQRALPPQNLNTPAGAPQSNYHVYCVLRAFTVEAGPIAPWFGQPGLGLQYKLDGRFLPAAGDDISVDWLVDNGYLVEEDPTAD is encoded by the coding sequence TTGGAGACTTTTCGTCTGGGGGTAACGGTGAAGTTCCGCTCGCTCGCCACCGCCGTGGTCACGGCCGTCCTCGTCGCCGTCGCCGCCCCGCCACCGGCCGCGGCCGCGGTCTCCGGTCCCTGCCGCGCGGGTACGCCGCCGGCCGCGGAGCCGACCGGTGAGTTCTACTCCGACCGCGGCGAGCTGGGGCCGGAGCAACTGCCGGGCGACGAGCCGGCCGGATCGCTGATGACCGGCTACCGGCGGTTCGGCGGGATGAGCCGGGACGCGTTCACCGGCCGTTACCGCACGGCGCGGGGGTGGGTGTATCCGCCGGAGGACGGCTTCCTGATCCTGCGCGGCGTCGCCGTCCGCTACGAGCAGACCATGATCGCGGGCACCCGGATCGACCGGTTCGGCTACGACGGCGGGCGGTACCTGGCGCCGGTGGACACGCTCTACCTCCAGCGGGCGCTGCCGCCGCAGAACCTGAACACGCCCGCGGGCGCGCCGCAGAGCAACTACCACGTGTACTGCGTGCTGCGCGCGTTCACGGTGGAGGCCGGCCCGATCGCGCCCTGGTTCGGCCAGCCCGGCCTCGGCCTGCAGTACAAGCTGGACGGCCGGTTCCTGCCCGCGGCCGGCGACGACATCTCGGTGGACTGGCTGGTCGACAACGGATACCTCGTCGAGGAGGACCCCACGGCCGACTGA
- a CDS encoding PfkB family carbohydrate kinase, translated as MPHAVFAGLCTLDVIQSVERVPGPNEKVTALRQTVAAGGPATNAAVTFAHLGGRATLLTGVGRHPLAAGVRADLAACRVGVRDLTPGHDGPPSVSSILVTAATGARAVASTNAAGAHLVPPDDLDLDGVSAVQVDGHHPALAEAVLTAARRRGIPTILDAGSWKDGTERLLPLADVVAASADFRAPGPLRKIIRGYGVPWLAVTAGADPIRWWGPGGASGQVTVPAVPVVDTLGAGDVFHGALTHAVAAGGLDSIAEALGAAAQIASRACAHFGTRTWMHHTDT; from the coding sequence GTGCCGCACGCCGTCTTCGCAGGTCTCTGCACGCTCGACGTGATCCAGTCGGTGGAGCGCGTCCCGGGCCCGAACGAGAAGGTGACCGCGCTGCGGCAGACCGTGGCGGCGGGCGGGCCGGCCACCAACGCGGCGGTCACGTTCGCACACCTGGGCGGCCGGGCCACGCTGCTCACCGGCGTCGGCCGGCATCCGCTCGCGGCCGGCGTCCGGGCCGACCTCGCGGCCTGCCGGGTCGGCGTGCGGGACCTCACGCCGGGGCACGACGGGCCGCCGTCGGTGTCGAGCATCCTGGTGACGGCCGCGACCGGCGCGCGGGCCGTGGCCTCCACGAACGCGGCCGGCGCTCACCTCGTACCCCCGGATGATCTTGATCTTGACGGGGTGTCCGCGGTGCAGGTGGACGGGCATCATCCCGCACTGGCCGAGGCCGTGCTGACCGCGGCGCGGCGGCGCGGCATCCCGACGATCCTGGACGCGGGCAGCTGGAAGGACGGCACCGAACGGCTGCTGCCGCTGGCCGACGTGGTCGCGGCGTCGGCCGACTTCCGCGCGCCAGGCCCACTACGGAAGATCATCCGGGGGTACGGCGTGCCGTGGCTCGCCGTCACCGCAGGCGCGGACCCCATCCGGTGGTGGGGTCCCGGCGGCGCGTCCGGCCAGGTCACGGTGCCCGCGGTGCCGGTCGTCGACACGCTCGGCGCGGGCGACGTCTTCCACGGCGCGCTCACCCACGCGGTCGCCGCCGGCGGGCTCGACTCCATCGCGGAGGCGCTCGGGGCCGCCGCGCAGATCGCGTCGCGGGCCTGCGCGCACTTCGGCACCCGTACCTGGATGCACCATACAGACACATGA